The genomic DNA TTGCGTGCCACGCTCCGCAAGACCTCTTGCATCAGGTCTGCGGCATCGGCGTCCCCGAGCCCCCGCTTTCGGGCGAACCCGTAGACGACGGGGCCATAGAGCCGCACAAACTCTCGCCAGGCATCGGCGTCAGTATCGTCTTTGATACGAGTAAGCAAGGTTATCCGAGTCAATGGGGTTTTCACCATGAGCTTAGCCTCCACGCACTCATTTCAGGCTTCGAAGTATCGCATTTGTTCGAGATCGTCGATCATCCCGGCTTTCTGCGTCGGGCGCCAACCCAACCGCTGTTGCGTTAGCGCGCTCGACGCCGGCATGTCCATCCCGGCGAAGAACCCGAGCCAGCCAAAATGCCCGGCGGCCTCCTCGGGCGACTTCGAGACGACCGGAATCTTCAAGCCCCGCCCGATCGCCTCCGCGATCTCTCGGGCCGAAACGCCCTCCTCGGCGACGGCGTGATACCTCGCCCGGGCCGTTCCCTTCTCCAGCGCCAGCCTGTAGAGGGGCGCGGCATCGAGTACGTGAACCGCGGGCCAGCGGTTTTTTCCCTCGCCGATGTAAGCCGAGACGCCCTTCTCGCGGGCGACGGCGATCGAATAGGTGACGAGGCCTTGCTTGAGAGTGTTATGCACCTGCGGCAGGCGCACCACGGACACGTTCACGCCACGCGCGGCGACCGCCTCTGCCGCGAATTCCGAGGCCGCACGGGGGTTCGGGTGGTTGGGATCGAAGTGGTCTTCGGTCGCGGGTTGACCCGGTCCTGCGTTCCCCATCCCAGTCCCGGAGGTGATGACCAGGGGGCGGTCGGAGCCGGCGAGCGCGTCGCCGAGCGCGTCGATGGCTCGCCTGTCTGCCTCGCAGACCTCCTGGAACCTTGAGAAGTCGTGGATGAAGGCGGTGTGGATCACACCATCCGCCCCGGCCGCCCCGGTGCGAAGACTCTCCAGATCTTCGAGATCCCCGCGATGCACCTCGGCACCGGCGGCCCTGAGAGACCGGGCTCCCGCATCCGACCGCGCCAGTCCGAGGACCCGATGGCCCGCGCCGATCAGCTCCTGCACAATTGCGGAGCCGACAAATCCGGTAGCACCTGTTACGAAAATACGCACGGCGATATCTCCCGCAGTGTTTCGTATCCTCATGGCACGGGGCTTTTTGGGGCCCGATGTTGCAGAGGCTTCGTGAGCCTGCTAAAACGGAGACGGGCTCCGTATTGCAATATTACCGGAGACACCCTCCGTTTTCAAGGGTTTTATTTCGATGGCCGCGAAACGTTCACAACCCGCCGGGCGAAAGCCGCGTGCCGACGCGCAGCGGAATCGCGATCGCATTTTGGGTGTGGCGAAGGAGGCGTTCACTCGGTCGGGGGCGGAAACGAGCCTTGACGACATTGCCAGAGAGGCCGGTGTGGGGCCGGGAACTTTGTATCGTCACTTTCCTACGCGTGAGGAGCTTTTGGAGGCCGTTTATCGGAGTGAGGTTGAAAAGCTGGCCGCGGCCGAGCGGAAGTTCGCTCAAGAGGTGCCGCCGATTGAAGCCTTGCGGGCTTGGATGTTGTTATTCGTCGACTACATCGCCGCGAAGAAGATCATTGCTCCCGTCCTGAATTCACTGGTCGGAGATCCGAAGAAAGTGTTCGAAGCATCCCACGCCCAGATTTGGGACGCGATTCGTGCTTTGGTCGGGCGCGCGATCAAGAGCGGCGACATTCGCGAGGACCTGGACCCGCTCGACCTGCTCCGAGCCCTCATTGGCGTGGCCAACGTGGCGACCAGCCCGGACTGGCAGCAGAGCGCCCGGCGATTAGTGGATATTCTCATCACCGGATCACGACCTATTAACAGTACAGCGCAGTAATTTAATAGGATGGGAGGGAAGGATTTAGAAGGAATCACATGACCGAGCAGGAAATCGTGGGCGTCGGCCCGGCGTTCGCCCGGTATCTGGGCCGGTATCGGGACGTGTTCCGGCAGGACCGCACGGCCGCCCACTTCGACACGTATTGTCGGGGCCTGTTATCCGACCTGCCGCGGAAATCGATCGAACCGATCGCGTTGGCGAGCGGGACGACGGTCCGTACCCTCCAGTTGTTCGTGACGACCTCGGTGTGGTCGTACGACGAGGCCCGGACGCGGTTGCACCGATTCGTGGCCGATACGCTGGCCGATCTCCCGACCGATCCCGTCGGAACGGTCGGGGTGATCGACGAGACGAGCAGCCGGAAGTGGGGGGATCACACTCCGGGCGTCCAACGGCAGTACCTGGGGTGTGTGGGCAAGGTCGACAATGGGATCGTGACCGTCCACGTGGGGGTCACCCACGGCACCTTTCGCACCCTGTTGGACGCCGACCTGTTCCTACCCGAGTCGTGGGACGTGGACCGCGCGCGGTGTCAGGCGGCCGGCATCCCGGACACCGTCCGGCACCACCCGAAGTGGCGGCTGGCCCTCGACCAACTCCTCCGGGCGAACACGAACGGGATCACGTTCGACGGGCTGACGTTCGACGAAGGGTACGGGGCAGCCGTCCCGCTCCTGACCGTGTTGGGCGTGATGGGACAGCGGTTCGTAGGTGAAATCCCGACGAATTTCGCCGTCCGGGACGCGGCCGGGGGCCCCTCCCGGCGGGCCGACGAGCGGTTGACCGGGGGTCACGCCGAGCGGGGGCGAGTGTACCGGTTGACCCGCCAGACGACCCGCCCGTCGGTCTGGCGGGTGGCCACCGCCATCGTCTGGGTGGCCGACCGCAAGCACACCCTGGTCGTCGCCCGGAACGACGCGACCGCGGAGATCAAGTACTTCCTGACGAATGCCACGGCCGAGCCGGTGGCTCGGATTCTCGCCGTCGCCTTCCGCCGGTGGACGGTCGAGCATCTATTCCGGGTCGCCAAACAGGAAGTCGGACTGATGCACGACGAGGGGCGGGATTACACGGGGCTGATGCGGCACCTGACCCTGGCCGTGGTCGTCCTCGGATTCGTCGCCGCCCACACGGAGCGGCTCCGGGGGGAAAAACCCAGACGTGACGATGGAGCAGGTGTGCCGGGCGCTCAACGTCCGGTGCGCGATCCTGTTCCGGCGGCGACGGGGAACCGGGGCCACCCAACATACCAGCGACGTAATTCAATACCACCAGCGGCGAAACAAGCAAGCCACCCGATCTCATAAGAAGCAGCGGCACAAACGTGTTACGTAAAATACGCGCTGTACTGTTAAATAGGGCGGCGCAATTCCACCCAAAGCGCAAATGACTACGAACGGTGCGAATGTCGTCGGTCGGCGGCGGCAGGTCCGCTGAGCCCGCTACCGGTGTTCGATTCGCCAAATACCCTCGCCGCGGCATATCATGATAAGATTCTTACCGATTCGACCGCGATACTGAACCCAGAGGGGTGCCCGTGCTGATCCTGACCCCGGCCGCCGAATGGCAACAACTCCGCTTCGCCCTGCGGGCCGGCCGCCCGGTGTACGGGAGCGAACTGCGACTCGTCCCGACGAGTAAAACCAAAGACGGGGTGTTCCTCACCGACCTCGTCCTCCGCGGGTTGATGGAAGCCGTCGCCGAGGCGCCGGGGAACCCGTGGGCGTCGACGTACCGGCTCACGCCGGTCGGCCGGTACGCGTGCGAGTACGGCGAATACGATTTCGACACCGAGACCAGTACGTGCCGGTTGCCCGTGGGCGTCGAGGCCAAGAGTGTCGGCGCCACCGGTCGGTTGGACGGCACGCCGAAAGTGCTCCCGGTCCCGACCGCGCACAAGAAGCGAGGCTGACCGGGCGCCGATGACCTGGGCGGCGGCGTTTCGCCCGAGATTTTCTTGCCCACTTCCGGGGGATGAGAATGTCCCGCGCCCGGGCGCGATGGCTCATGGTTGTGTGGCTGGCCTCCTCCGCGGCGGGGTGGCCCGGCGAGTGCCGCGCGGGGGAGTTCCCCGACTACCGGCCGGTCGCGGGTTGGCCGCAGCTGCCGCCGACTATCACACTCGGCCCGGTGTCGGCCGTGGCGACCGACGCGAAGGATCGGGTGTACGTCGCCCACCGCGGCCCGAAGCCCGTCCTCGTGTTCGACCGCGACGGCACGTTCCTCCGGCCCTGGGGCGATGATCACATCCGCACCGCGCACGGGCTGCGGGTCGACCCGGCGGGCAACGTGTGGCTGACCGACATCGGCAGCCATCTGGTGATGAAGTTCGACCCCGCGGGGAAGTTGCTCCTGTCGCTCGGACGGAAGGGCAAAGCGGGCGACAAGCCCGACGAGTTCGACCAACCGACCGACGTGGCGGTGACCCCGGCCGGCGATTTCTACGTCACGGACGGGTACGGGAATTCCCGGGTACTGAAGTTCGACCGCACGGGGAAACTAATCCGGCAGTGGGGGACGGAAGGTCAGGGCGAGGGCGAGTTCGACCTGCCGCACGCGATTTGCCTGGACGCCAAGGGCCGGGTTTACGTCGGCGACCGCGAGAACAACCGGGTGCAGGTGTTCGACGCCGACGGCAAGTTCCTCGCCCAGTGGCGGGAGAGCGGCGCCCCCTACGGGCTATTTCTCGCGGGTGATCGGTTGTTCGTGGCCGACGGCCGGGCGGGCTGGATCCGGGTTCTCGGACCGGATGGGAAGTTGCTCGGTCGCTGGGGCGAGCCGGGCGCCGCAGCGGGACGGGGCCCGATGCCGCACATGCTGTGCGTCGACTCCCACGGCGACGTCTACGTCGCCGCAGTCACTGGCAAGCGAATTCAGAAGTTCGTCGCCGTGAAGAAGTGAGCCTCGTTTTGGACGGCCGGTCTCTTATTTTCAGGCCCGCTCATCGTTTGCACCGACCGCGCGAATCACTTCCCGTCCGCAATGTCTGTTACCCACGTAGCGGCGGTGAGCGGCCGGGGGTTATTCAGTCCGCCGCCGATGACCACGAGCCGGCCGCCGATGATGGCCGCGGACGGAGCGAGTACCTTCTCGGGAAGTTCGCCGACGACGCGCCACGTATCCGCCTTGGGATCGTATTCGAGCAAGTCGCCCACGACATTCCGCGGCGGTTCGGAACTGTTGCACCGCCCGCCGACGATCAGGATTCGGCCCGCGCGGATGATCGTACTCGACTCGAAATGGCTGCGGCCGTCCGGCAGGCGGGCGATCGCGCTCCACGTCTTCGTCGCGGGATCGAACCGGTGGCACGAGGGCACGTCGATTTGGGTTTTGTCGTGCCCGTGATCGCCGCCCAAGGCATAGATTTTGCCATCCAGCACCGCCGCGCTCACGTGCCCGCGAGGGTCGGGCAAATCCGCCTCCCGCGCCCATTCCTTGCCCCCGTCGAGCGACAAACTCCAGTGGTCACCGGCGTTCGTGTCGCGATCGGTCTTGTAGCCCCCGAAATAATGCAACCGGCGGCCGACCACCGTCAGGCCGCCACCCGCGCGTCGTTCCGGCAGCGGCGGCCCGGCGGCCCACGTGTCAGCGGCGAGGTCGTATTTCCACACCTCCGCGGTGACCGGGCCGGGGTGCTTTCCTTTGAATCCGCCCGCGAACCAGATGATTTTCCCGTCGACGGCCGGGTTGAGGTGGGTGAGCCCTGCCGGCATGTCTTTCTTCCGCGCCCAGGTGTCGGTCGCCGGGTCGTAGACGTCCACCCGGTTCGACGCCCCCAGGTCGTCGGTGAAGCCGCCGAAGAGGTACATCTTGCCGTCGACGACGGCGGTCGGAGACTCGACCCGGGCGAACGGCGACGGCGTTCCCTTCCGCCACTGGAGGGCGAGCCGGGCGTCAGCTTTCCCGCCCGGGGGATCATCGGCTCGGGCGAGCGTGGGGATGTTCAAGGCGACGACGGCGAGCAGGGTACGGAACATGGAAGAGGTTCCCCGGGGAGTAACGGCCCGTTCGGAACGGACGGGTGGGGGTGATTGTACCCGCCGGGCAACAGTCATCCGAGGTCGGCCAGGAACGCCGCGGGCACCCCTGCTTCGACGAGTGCCCGGGCCAGATTGACCCACGGTCCGGAGCGATCGAGAATCGCGGAATCGGCGGTCACAACGGCGTCTCCGGGTTGCGACAGGAGCCGGTCCGGGTCCGGTACGACCTCGGCGGTCCACCCCGGATTCACCGCCCGGATCATCGCGGCGAGCCGGCCGCTGTTGGACACCGGCGCGTCCAGCAGCCAGAGGCACGGCCCGGCACCCCATTCCGCGAGCCAGCGGGTCGCCAGTTCCAGCGCGGGCAGCGTCTCCTCGACCCGCCGGTACGTCCCGTGGACGCTCGCCAGATCCCGGAAGCAGCCGTCCCGGCCGCCGAGTACGACCCCGCCGCCGAGCGCCGATTCCAGCGTCAGGATCAGGTTGAACCCGTCGATCCGGAGCGATCGACCCCGGAGCGCACCAGGATCGATCCGGCGCGACCGGCGATCCGCGAGGGCGGCGTCAGAACAAGCCGAGCGGAGGACGGCGACGCGCTGGCGCTCGACCAGCCGATACCGATCCCCGACCAACTTCACGGCCGACGGTTCGCCGTAGCCCCGCGACATGAGCCAGGAGAGGTCGGACACCGCGGCCACGAGATCGGGGCGGGCCTCGGCGCCGAAATAGGCCGCGTCTTGTGGGCCGGGCCCGCGGTGTTTGCGGCCGTCGGGCACGTGTTCGCTCCGAAGAGATGGCGGTGGTTGCGCGAGCGCGGGAGTTGTCACACCAATCCCCGGGCACCTGATTCCATCTTACTGCCATTGAATGACCAGGAGATTCGGTGGGCTCACCGTCGCCGTCTACAATGGCGGCAGGTCCGCACAGCCTCGCCCCTAACGAGCCGGAGTAACCGATGACCGACCGGACCCTGACGATCGACGGCGTGCGGGTTCCGCAGTTCCTGTACGGGACGGCCTGGAAGGAAGACGAGACCGAGCGCCTCACCGCGCTCGCCCTGCGGCAAGGGTTCCGCGGCGTCGACACCGCCAACCAGCGGAAACACTACCACGAAGCCGGCGTCGGCAAAGCCATTAACGAAGCGATTGCCAGTAGAAGCGTTGCCCGGAGCGACCTGTTCCTGCAAACTAAATTCACCTTCCGGCGCGGGCAAGATCACCGCTTGCCGTATGACCCGGACGCCCCGATTTCGGCCCAAGTCGAACAGTCGATCGCGAGTTCGCTCCAGCACCTCGGGACCGATGCCGTCGACTCCTTCGTCTTGCATGGTCCCACCATGTCGGAGGGGCTAACCAAGGCTGACTGGGAAGCCTGGCGGGCGATGGAAGTGATCCACGAGGGCGGCCGCGCGCGTCTCCTCGGGGTGAGCAACGTCAACCTCGGCCAGCTCAAGGCTTTTTGCGACGGTGCCCGCGTCCGCCCACGATTCGTCCAGAACCGATGCTACGCCGTCCTGGGTTGGGACCGCGAGGTCCGCGCCTACTGTGCCGCGAACGGCATCCACTACCAGGGCTTCTCCCTGCTCACCGCGAACCGCCAGGTGCTGGCGCATCCGGAAGTTGCCCGGATGGCCGAGCGCCACGGCCGGGCGGCCAGCCAAATCGTGTTTCGGTTCGCATTGGAAGTTGGGATGATTCCATTGACGGGGACCACCGACGCCGCCCACATGCAGGCGGATCTCGACGCATTCAACTTTCGGCTGGATCCCGAGGAGGTCAGACGAATCGAAGGTCTCGTAACCCGGTAGTTGAGTGCGGATGTGTTGGAAGGTTGGAACCCTGCCGACCGCGTTGCTCATAAGACGCCGTAGCGATCGTAGACCTCGCGCAGAGTCTTGCCGGCTTTCAATTCTCTTCGGGAATGCGATTCCTGATCGGACTTGTGACACGCCCGGTCGACCACCTGGGTGAGAACGGCCCGCGGGATCACGGCAATGCCGTCGAAATCCGCGAAGACCGTGTCGCCAGGTTGCACGAGTACGTCGCCACAGCGGACCGGGACGTCGTAAGCCATTACGCGGCCGCGGCCCATCGAGTCCAACGGGCGGATGCCGGTGTAGTAGACCGGGAAGCCGAGGTCGATGATTTTGAGGCAGTCGCGGATCTGGCTGTCGCAAACGCAGCCTGTGGCTCCGCGGCACTGCGCGGCCGTCGACATCAGCTCACCCCAGGGTGCGTTTGTTCCCGCGAAATCGGTGGAGTGGACGACCACGTCGCTGGGGCGGAGGGCGTCGATCGCCTCGATTTCCAGCCCGTAAGGGTTGTCTTCGTCGGCGTAGTCGGCTTCCATCCAACGGATCGTCCGGGCGCGGCCGATGAAGCCACAGCGCTCGCGGTCGGGCAGCAGCGGGCGGAGGCGGTGGTGCATTGCCTGGTGGCGGTAGCCGAGGGAATCGAGGACGTCGCACACGACGGCCACGTAGGCGTGGGTTCGCAGCCGTTGCCACAATGCAGATTCCGCCGACGCCTCATCACTCATATCAATCCCCGGGTCGAACGCGGTCGCTTTGTTTGCAAAACTCATCGGACAGTGACGACTTGCCGGCGTACTCGTTCAGTTCCGGTTTCGGGTCCCAGCTTTCCAGGTGTGACACGCCGCCGCACAGGAAGATCCAGATGACGTTCTTTGCCTTCGCCGGGTGGTGCGGTCCGCTCTCGGTGCCGACCTTCGGGTCGGCCGCCGTGGCAACGCCGTCTTGGAACAACATCGCCCCGAGGGCCAGTCCGGTGAACCCGAGGCCCGTGTCGGCGAGGAACGAGCGGCGGGTCACGCCGCGGCAACGACCGTGCGGCCGGCTCATGCTTCGCCTCCGGAAGGCAAGGGGCAGTACATCGTCGCGACCAGCGCGTACAGCCGGGCGACGCGGACCAGGTCGCCCACGTTCACCCACTCGGCCGTCGTGTGCGCGCCGCCGGCCGTCGGGCCGTGGGTGACCGCCGGGACGCCGGCCCCGCACCAGAACGAGTTGCCGTCGTCCACGAACGGCTTGCCGCCAATAGGCAGGCGCTCGCCGATCAGCGTCGCGTAAGCAGATTGGAAGACGGTGACGAAGGGGTCGGCAGTGTCCAGGCGGAAGGCATCGCGCATCAGCCGTGTCTCGACGTCGATCGTGGTTCCCGTCGAAGTGGCGAGGTCGGTACACAGGGTCCGGAACTGGCGGTCCGCGTCGGCGAACCGCGTCCCCGGTAACCAGCGGCGGGTGCCTTCCAGCCGACACGTCTGCGGGTATTCGTTGTAGATCGAGCCGCTCTGGATGAGGCCGACGTAGGCACTGGCGGCGCCGGCGAAGGGGTCCGACTCCGTGCCCAGTTCGGCGTCGAGGCGGCCCAGCCGGGCCACGAGCTCCGCCCCCGCCGCGATGACGCTCGGCTCGTCCGGCCGGTAGACCTCGTGGACGGGCGGGCCGGGTCGCCGGATCGTCGCGGCCCAGGTGAACCCGCCGCGGCCGATCACCGGCAGCGTGGCGTTGAAGTATTCCGGGATCAGCACGGCGCTGCCAACGTGCCCGTCGGCGACCAGACGGTCGAGCTGGGAACCGTCGCCCCAGGGGGATTCGTGCAGGTCGTGCGCGGTGAGCAGGATCGACCCGCCCGCGAGCCCGCCCGCGTCCCGCACCGCCCGCACTGCTTCGACGGCCGCGGCAATCCCCCCTTTCATGTCTGCGGATCCGCTCCCCGTCAGCACGTCGCCCGACACCTTCGGGGCGACGAACGGGAGGTGAACGGTGTCGAGATGGCCGTTGAACTGGAGGGTGCGACCCGGGCGGCCCGACGACAGGCGGGCCACGACGGCCGGCGCCGCCGGGTGCCCGGCCGTTGGGCGCTCCACCGCGAATCCGTCTTCGGTCAGGATGGCGGCGAGTTCGTCCGCGGCGGCCCCGGCGCTGCCCGTCGGGCTGGGCCGCGCGATCAACCGGACGGCCGTGTCCAACAGCCGCTGTGTGTTGACCGCGGCGCACACGGCGGGCACGGGATGTACGCTACCCCGACGGGCCTCAGTTCTCATCAATGTGTTGCTCCAGGGCTTTCACGGCGGCGGCCTTCGGCCCCTTCCGGAAGGCGGCCAACAACTCGGCGTGGTGCCCGTGCAGGCGGAGCAGGTCGTTCCGCGCGTCGTGTTCGCGGACCGTCTCCCAGAAGTGCGCCCGCAACCGGGTCACGATCGTCTGCCAGATGGCGAACAGATCGGGCGACCCGGCCTTCTCCAGAACGTAGCGGTGAAATTCGAGGTCGAGTTGCGGCAGCAGTTGCCACTCCCGCTGCCGGCAGGCCCGCTCCATGCGGAACAGCACGTCGTCCCAGAACCGGAAGTCGTCCGGCCCGAGGGCGTCGAAGATTTGCTTGAAGGCGTAGACCTCCAGCGTCCGGCGGATGGGCAGGATGAGGTCGCGGATCGGCTCGGGGGCCGGCGGGGCCACGGTCACGCCGCAGTTCTGCTTGGTGACGAACAGCCCCTCACTGGTGAGCTGGGAGAGCGCTTCCCGGATCGGCCCGCGGCTCACGCCGAACCGGT from Fimbriiglobus ruber includes the following:
- a CDS encoding TetR/AcrR family transcriptional regulator, whose product is MAAKRSQPAGRKPRADAQRNRDRILGVAKEAFTRSGAETSLDDIAREAGVGPGTLYRHFPTREELLEAVYRSEVEKLAAAERKFAQEVPPIEALRAWMLLFVDYIAAKKIIAPVLNSLVGDPKKVFEASHAQIWDAIRALVGRAIKSGDIREDLDPLDLLRALIGVANVATSPDWQQSARRLVDILITGSRPINSTAQ
- a CDS encoding Kelch repeat-containing protein, giving the protein MFRTLLAVVALNIPTLARADDPPGGKADARLALQWRKGTPSPFARVESPTAVVDGKMYLFGGFTDDLGASNRVDVYDPATDTWARKKDMPAGLTHLNPAVDGKIIWFAGGFKGKHPGPVTAEVWKYDLAADTWAAGPPLPERRAGGGLTVVGRRLHYFGGYKTDRDTNAGDHWSLSLDGGKEWAREADLPDPRGHVSAAVLDGKIYALGGDHGHDKTQIDVPSCHRFDPATKTWSAIARLPDGRSHFESSTIIRAGRILIVGGRCNSSEPPRNVVGDLLEYDPKADTWRVVGELPEKVLAPSAAIIGGRLVVIGGGLNNPRPLTAATWVTDIADGK
- a CDS encoding DUF434 domain-containing protein, with the translated sequence MPDGRKHRGPGPQDAAYFGAEARPDLVAAVSDLSWLMSRGYGEPSAVKLVGDRYRLVERQRVAVLRSACSDAALADRRSRRIDPGALRGRSLRIDGFNLILTLESALGGGVVLGGRDGCFRDLASVHGTYRRVEETLPALELATRWLAEWGAGPCLWLLDAPVSNSGRLAAMIRAVNPGWTAEVVPDPDRLLSQPGDAVVTADSAILDRSGPWVNLARALVEAGVPAAFLADLG
- a CDS encoding DUF1501 domain-containing protein yields the protein MSRPHGRCRGVTRRSFLADTGLGFTGLALGAMLFQDGVATAADPKVGTESGPHHPAKAKNVIWIFLCGGVSHLESWDPKPELNEYAGKSSLSDEFCKQSDRVRPGD
- a CDS encoding SDR family oxidoreductase, coding for MRIFVTGATGFVGSAIVQELIGAGHRVLGLARSDAGARSLRAAGAEVHRGDLEDLESLRTGAAGADGVIHTAFIHDFSRFQEVCEADRRAIDALGDALAGSDRPLVITSGTGMGNAGPGQPATEDHFDPNHPNPRAASEFAAEAVAARGVNVSVVRLPQVHNTLKQGLVTYSIAVAREKGVSAYIGEGKNRWPAVHVLDAAPLYRLALEKGTARARYHAVAEEGVSAREIAEAIGRGLKIPVVSKSPEEAAGHFGWLGFFAGMDMPASSALTQQRLGWRPTQKAGMIDDLEQMRYFEA
- a CDS encoding RraA family protein → MSDEASAESALWQRLRTHAYVAVVCDVLDSLGYRHQAMHHRLRPLLPDRERCGFIGRARTIRWMEADYADEDNPYGLEIEAIDALRPSDVVVHSTDFAGTNAPWGELMSTAAQCRGATGCVCDSQIRDCLKIIDLGFPVYYTGIRPLDSMGRGRVMAYDVPVRCGDVLVQPGDTVFADFDGIAVIPRAVLTQVVDRACHKSDQESHSRRELKAGKTLREVYDRYGVL
- a CDS encoding GntR family transcriptional regulator, whose amino-acid sequence is MATSRGVLSTREQITDRLREDVFAGRLPAGERVSEAALADRFGVSRGPIREALSQLTSEGLFVTKQNCGVTVAPPAPEPIRDLILPIRRTLEVYAFKQIFDALGPDDFRFWDDVLFRMERACRQREWQLLPQLDLEFHRYVLEKAGSPDLFAIWQTIVTRLRAHFWETVREHDARNDLLRLHGHHAELLAAFRKGPKAAAVKALEQHIDEN
- a CDS encoding peptidyl-alpha-hydroxyglycine alpha-amidating lyase family protein; this encodes MSRARARWLMVVWLASSAAGWPGECRAGEFPDYRPVAGWPQLPPTITLGPVSAVATDAKDRVYVAHRGPKPVLVFDRDGTFLRPWGDDHIRTAHGLRVDPAGNVWLTDIGSHLVMKFDPAGKLLLSLGRKGKAGDKPDEFDQPTDVAVTPAGDFYVTDGYGNSRVLKFDRTGKLIRQWGTEGQGEGEFDLPHAICLDAKGRVYVGDRENNRVQVFDADGKFLAQWRESGAPYGLFLAGDRLFVADGRAGWIRVLGPDGKLLGRWGEPGAAAGRGPMPHMLCVDSHGDVYVAAVTGKRIQKFVAVKK
- a CDS encoding aldo/keto reductase family protein → MTDRTLTIDGVRVPQFLYGTAWKEDETERLTALALRQGFRGVDTANQRKHYHEAGVGKAINEAIASRSVARSDLFLQTKFTFRRGQDHRLPYDPDAPISAQVEQSIASSLQHLGTDAVDSFVLHGPTMSEGLTKADWEAWRAMEVIHEGGRARLLGVSNVNLGQLKAFCDGARVRPRFVQNRCYAVLGWDREVRAYCAANGIHYQGFSLLTANRQVLAHPEVARMAERHGRAASQIVFRFALEVGMIPLTGTTDAAHMQADLDAFNFRLDPEEVRRIEGLVTR
- a CDS encoding M20 family metallopeptidase — translated: MPAVCAAVNTQRLLDTAVRLIARPSPTGSAGAAADELAAILTEDGFAVERPTAGHPAAPAVVARLSSGRPGRTLQFNGHLDTVHLPFVAPKVSGDVLTGSGSADMKGGIAAAVEAVRAVRDAGGLAGGSILLTAHDLHESPWGDGSQLDRLVADGHVGSAVLIPEYFNATLPVIGRGGFTWAATIRRPGPPVHEVYRPDEPSVIAAGAELVARLGRLDAELGTESDPFAGAASAYVGLIQSGSIYNEYPQTCRLEGTRRWLPGTRFADADRQFRTLCTDLATSTGTTIDVETRLMRDAFRLDTADPFVTVFQSAYATLIGERLPIGGKPFVDDGNSFWCGAGVPAVTHGPTAGGAHTTAEWVNVGDLVRVARLYALVATMYCPLPSGGEA
- a CDS encoding IS701 family transposase; the protein is MTEQEIVGVGPAFARYLGRYRDVFRQDRTAAHFDTYCRGLLSDLPRKSIEPIALASGTTVRTLQLFVTTSVWSYDEARTRLHRFVADTLADLPTDPVGTVGVIDETSSRKWGDHTPGVQRQYLGCVGKVDNGIVTVHVGVTHGTFRTLLDADLFLPESWDVDRARCQAAGIPDTVRHHPKWRLALDQLLRANTNGITFDGLTFDEGYGAAVPLLTVLGVMGQRFVGEIPTNFAVRDAAGGPSRRADERLTGGHAERGRVYRLTRQTTRPSVWRVATAIVWVADRKHTLVVARNDATAEIKYFLTNATAEPVARILAVAFRRWTVEHLFRVAKQEVGLMHDEGRDYTGLMRHLTLAVVVLGFVAAHTERLRGEKPRRDDGAGVPGAQRPVRDPVPAATGNRGHPTYQRRNSIPPAAKQASHPIS